A single genomic interval of Nanoarchaeota archaeon harbors:
- a CDS encoding 30S ribosomal protein S14, which produces MKIFANKPVKLAKFKKHNLPKIRKFGLGNSVCRNCGKKGMGMIRKYDLYYCRHCFREVAKCVGFKKYS; this is translated from the coding sequence ATGAAAATTTTTGCGAATAAACCGGTGAAGCTGGCAAAATTCAAAAAGCATAACCTGCCAAAGATCCGCAAATTCGGATTAGGCAATTCAGTTTGCAGGAACTGCGGAAAAAAAGGAATGGGTATGATAAGAAAGTATGATTTATATTACTGCAGACACTGCTTTCGGGAAGTTGCTAAATGCGTCGGATTTAAAAAATATTCATAA
- a CDS encoding 30S ribosomal protein S4e yields the protein MIIMAHLKRLMASKHFAIERKTKKYTVAPTPGPHAKDGCIPLQIVLRDVLGVAANAAEVKKILNEGNIRVDGKIIKNPKFPLGMMDVLEIPKTKDAYRVIPVEGKLSLNKIDETHAKFKLCKITNKTTIKGGKFQINMHDGRNIIFGEADAKKYAVGDTIKISLPDQKIIEHFALKTGNLGMIESGKSAGTVGKVKEIIIVKGRESNKVVIDSDGSDFRTIKEYVFVIGEKTPEIILKKK from the coding sequence TTGATAATTATGGCACACTTAAAACGCCTTATGGCATCAAAACATTTCGCAATAGAGCGAAAGACAAAGAAATACACAGTAGCGCCAACGCCGGGGCCGCACGCAAAAGATGGCTGCATACCGTTACAGATTGTTTTGAGGGATGTGCTGGGCGTTGCAGCAAATGCAGCCGAAGTGAAAAAAATACTTAATGAAGGAAATATCCGTGTTGATGGCAAGATTATTAAGAATCCAAAATTTCCGCTTGGAATGATGGATGTGCTTGAAATACCCAAGACAAAAGATGCTTATAGAGTCATACCTGTTGAAGGAAAGCTTTCGCTGAATAAAATTGATGAGACCCATGCAAAATTCAAATTGTGCAAAATAACCAATAAAACAACAATAAAAGGCGGAAAATTCCAGATTAATATGCATGATGGAAGAAACATAATATTCGGTGAAGCAGATGCGAAGAAATACGCAGTTGGCGACACAATAAAAATATCTCTTCCAGACCAGAAAATTATAGAGCATTTTGCATTAAAAACAGGAAATCTTGGAATGATTGAAAGCGGAAAATCCGCAGGAACTGTTGGAAAAGTCAAAGAGATAATCATTGTAAAAGGAAGAGAAAGCAACAAGGTGGTTATTGATTCGGACGGTTCTGATTTCAGGACAATAAAGGAGTATGTATTCGTAATCGGTGAAAAAACGCCTGAAATTATTTTGAAAAAAAAATAA
- a CDS encoding 50S ribosomal protein L5: protein MKKESKSGSMKEIKLGKVVVNIGLKESGEPVERAYIFVEKLTGKKPVKTISSQRARTFRLRKGLPIGVKVTLRDTEAIQFLKKVLPAVENKVRESSFDNEGNFGFGIKEHLDIPGQKYDPKLGVFGLNVNAALIRSGFRVKTRKIRKSHVGKAHRISKTEAVNFVKNSLGLKVV from the coding sequence ATGAAAAAAGAATCAAAATCAGGTTCCATGAAGGAAATAAAGCTCGGAAAGGTAGTTGTCAATATCGGGCTTAAAGAAAGCGGAGAACCTGTCGAGCGCGCATATATCTTCGTTGAAAAACTCACCGGAAAAAAGCCGGTAAAAACGATTTCCTCGCAAAGGGCAAGAACATTCCGCTTAAGAAAAGGCCTTCCTATCGGAGTCAAAGTCACGTTGAGGGATACGGAAGCTATTCAATTTTTGAAAAAAGTCCTTCCAGCAGTTGAGAACAAAGTCAGAGAATCGTCTTTTGACAACGAAGGAAATTTCGGTTTCGGAATAAAGGAACATCTCGACATACCCGGCCAGAAATATGATCCTAAACTAGGCGTTTTCGGCCTTAATGTGAATGCAGCGCTTATCAGAAGCGGTTTTCGCGTCAAAACGCGCAAAATAAGAAAATCACATGTCGGCAAAGCGCATAGAATTTCAAAAACAGAAGCAGTTAACTTTGTAAAGAATTCATTAGGGTTGAAGGTTGTTTAA